In one window of Thermodesulfobacteriota bacterium DNA:
- a CDS encoding PQQ-binding-like beta-propeller repeat protein, whose product MQQSRSTAGKITAALALSLAALPLFFGQAAADWPKFMKSPDNVPFVERAPRPPLALKWKFKTGGRVYSSPAVYKGKVFVGSYDKHLYALDEKTGAVVWKFETNGEIFSSPAVDKGRVYFGSRDGSVYALEAETGKLVWKHETGGPVLTSPVVAEDNVYIGSKDLYLYALRTKDGQRVWRMNVPDYEKYSGIYASPAYADGAIYYAGKNGVIYSASAKSGGRNWQLRTESAIYSTPAVRDGIVYVSSYNRTLYALNVKDGKYVWRKNLGKLAYASPVVTADRIYMASKKGDVTVFNRKDGRELAVYKFPDEVNSTPAVSASGLLYVGCDDGGFYAVDLYTGETVWKYMTEGSIQSSPAVTDNAVYVGSEDGSIYAFTQE is encoded by the coding sequence ATGCAGCAATCGAGGTCAACAGCAGGGAAGATAACAGCAGCGCTGGCCCTCTCATTGGCGGCGCTGCCGCTTTTTTTCGGACAGGCCGCCGCGGACTGGCCGAAGTTCATGAAGAGCCCCGATAACGTCCCCTTTGTCGAGAGGGCGCCGAGGCCGCCCCTGGCGCTCAAGTGGAAGTTCAAGACCGGCGGGAGGGTCTATTCATCTCCGGCGGTCTACAAGGGCAAGGTCTTCGTGGGCTCGTATGACAAGCACCTTTACGCCCTTGACGAGAAGACCGGGGCCGTTGTCTGGAAGTTCGAGACCAACGGCGAGATATTCTCGTCCCCGGCGGTCGACAAGGGCAGGGTCTATTTCGGCTCCAGGGACGGCTCCGTCTACGCTCTCGAGGCCGAGACCGGCAAGCTCGTCTGGAAGCACGAGACCGGCGGCCCGGTCCTCACTTCGCCTGTTGTAGCCGAGGACAATGTCTATATCGGCTCCAAGGACCTCTACCTCTACGCCCTCCGGACAAAGGACGGCCAGAGGGTTTGGAGGATGAACGTCCCGGATTACGAAAAATACAGCGGCATATACGCCTCCCCGGCCTATGCCGACGGCGCGATATATTACGCGGGCAAGAACGGGGTGATATACTCCGCCTCCGCGAAGAGCGGCGGAAGGAACTGGCAGTTGAGGACCGAATCCGCCATATACTCCACCCCGGCAGTGCGGGACGGCATAGTCTACGTATCCTCGTATAACAGGACCCTTTACGCTCTGAATGTAAAAGACGGCAAATACGTATGGCGGAAGAACCTCGGCAAGCTCGCCTACGCCTCTCCTGTGGTCACCGCCGACAGGATATACATGGCTTCCAAAAAGGGCGACGTGACCGTCTTCAACAGGAAGGACGGCAGGGAGCTCGCGGTCTACAAGTTCCCGGACGAGGTGAACTCGACCCCGGCGGTCTCGGCTTCCGGGCTCCTTTACGTCGGCTGTGACGACGGCGGCTTTTACGCCGTGGACCTCTATACCGGCGAGACGGTCTGGAAGTACATGACCGAGGGGAGCATCCAGTCCTCTCCGGCGGTCACGGACAATGCCGTTTACGTAGGCTCCGAGGACGGCTCCATTTACGCCTTTACGCAAGAGTAA
- a CDS encoding methyl-accepting chemotaxis protein — protein MRDARDASWRRRNYFIDRKLQSRFAAAFAGTVLLGLLLNLLAAYFLIDRELGQGLYKIHIKIRTTSEIAVPVLLKLGAVTVSAVLSVSAVVGYFVLRRIELPLIELREAVKGVSSGDLTRRVSSEMPGALADAFNAMTISLASFFGPLKKSGQALEKASRGLEASARDAKELAAALEGITRERKSISHKISKMKV, from the coding sequence ATGCGGGACGCGCGCGATGCCAGTTGGAGGCGCAGGAACTATTTCATAGACCGGAAGCTGCAGTCGAGGTTCGCGGCTGCCTTTGCCGGAACGGTCCTCCTGGGGCTCCTTCTGAACCTCCTCGCCGCCTATTTTTTAATTGACAGGGAACTTGGACAGGGGTTATATAAAATCCATATAAAGATACGGACCACCTCTGAAATCGCGGTCCCTGTCTTGCTGAAACTCGGAGCCGTAACCGTTTCAGCGGTCCTGTCCGTCTCCGCGGTAGTCGGCTACTTTGTCCTCCGCCGGATAGAGCTCCCGCTCATCGAGCTCAGGGAGGCCGTGAAGGGGGTCTCCAGTGGCGACCTTACGCGGCGGGTCTCGAGCGAAATGCCGGGCGCCCTGGCGGACGCGTTCAATGCGATGACCATCTCGCTCGCGTCCTTTTTCGGTCCCCTGAAAAAATCCGGTCAAGCCCTTGAGAAGGCTTCGAGGGGGCTTGAGGCCTCCGCCCGGGACGCAAAGGAGCTTGCCGCGGCCCTCGAGGGGATAACCCGGGAGCGGAAGAGCATATCCCACAAAATCTCAAAGATGAAGGTCTGA
- a CDS encoding cytochrome c3 family protein — MKAIKRALAISMAIAAVGAAALLYSRQWTSYHDFKGRCLECHIAEPSPGDTPRAFLLDISRMCVDCHEAEFELSHPVDVRPSMQVPANLPLDWKGDVTCITCHPVHMEGFGPFRLRSRAEGPGFCMLCHGDLESELHKLSLGSAHVTGSASLKFVATEVGGVLDELSLRCMACHDALTGPDAVVGGREIAGPLFHRSGLSGLSHPIGVSYIDARRKYRGAYKPVDKLPPEIKLFAGNVGCGSCHNPFSKLHNELVMSNEYSRLCLACHNK; from the coding sequence ATGAAGGCGATTAAGAGGGCGCTGGCCATATCAATGGCAATAGCCGCGGTGGGCGCCGCGGCTCTCCTCTACTCCCGGCAGTGGACGAGCTATCACGACTTCAAGGGCCGGTGCCTAGAATGCCATATTGCCGAGCCGTCCCCCGGGGACACTCCCCGCGCCTTCCTGCTGGACATATCGAGGATGTGCGTGGACTGCCACGAGGCCGAGTTCGAGCTGTCGCATCCGGTGGACGTGAGGCCCTCGATGCAGGTGCCCGCGAACCTGCCGCTCGATTGGAAGGGGGACGTGACCTGCATTACTTGCCACCCGGTGCACATGGAGGGCTTCGGGCCGTTCCGCCTCCGCTCCAGGGCCGAGGGCCCCGGCTTCTGCATGCTTTGCCACGGCGACCTTGAGAGCGAGCTCCATAAGCTCTCGCTCGGCTCGGCCCACGTCACGGGCTCCGCCTCGTTGAAGTTCGTCGCAACCGAGGTCGGGGGCGTGCTCGACGAGCTATCACTCAGGTGCATGGCTTGCCACGACGCCCTGACAGGGCCGGACGCGGTCGTCGGAGGAAGGGAAATCGCGGGGCCGCTATTCCACAGGTCGGGGCTTTCCGGCCTCAGCCACCCCATTGGCGTATCCTACATAGACGCCAGGCGCAAGTACCGGGGCGCGTATAAGCCGGTGGACAAGCTCCCGCCCGAGATAAAGCTCTTTGCCGGCAACGTCGGGTGCGGGAGCTGCCATAACCCGTTCTCGAAGCTCCATAACGAGCTCGTCATGAGCAACGAATACAGCAGGCTCTGCCTTGCGTGCCACAATAAATGA
- a CDS encoding HAMP domain-containing protein — translation MAAPDTRKKTDASRLLGLGFKLRFGLKLCLATLAGAAGLLALLVLSLSRGVGDSYGQAVFTLYELKVKALPLVFASSYTVALLGVATAAVAAVSILYSHRIAGPVFRLARNMEEIGSGDLTVVTRLRGNDQLVALAEDLNSMVRSVNHTARAAAEAIEALEKSEQELLKILEKGGPLPPEAGSAVRELFENVKRLQLALSSVKAHEGD, via the coding sequence ATGGCCGCTCCGGATACCCGTAAAAAAACGGACGCCTCGCGCCTCCTCGGGCTGGGCTTCAAGCTCAGGTTCGGGCTCAAGCTGTGCCTTGCGACGCTTGCCGGGGCCGCCGGGCTCCTTGCCCTCCTAGTACTCTCCCTTTCGAGGGGCGTGGGAGACTCATACGGCCAGGCCGTCTTCACGCTTTACGAGCTCAAGGTAAAGGCCCTGCCGCTTGTCTTCGCCTCCTCTTACACTGTAGCGCTCCTCGGGGTCGCGACCGCGGCCGTTGCCGCGGTCTCAATACTCTATTCCCACAGGATAGCGGGGCCGGTCTTCAGGCTCGCCCGGAATATGGAAGAGATAGGCTCGGGCGACCTTACTGTTGTTACGCGGCTTCGGGGTAACGACCAGCTCGTCGCGCTCGCGGAAGACTTGAACTCGATGGTCCGGTCGGTAAACCACACGGCAAGGGCCGCAGCCGAAGCAATCGAAGCCCTTGAGAAATCCGAGCAGGAGCTTCTGAAAATCCTCGAAAAGGGAGGGCCGCTCCCGCCCGAGGCCGGGTCCGCGGTCCGCGAACTATTCGAGAACGTAAAGAGGCTCCAGCTGGCCCTCTCGAGCGTAAAGGCCCATGAAGGCGATTAA
- the hemE gene encoding uroporphyrinogen decarboxylase, whose amino-acid sequence MAKVMAKDAFLKACRREKAGYTPVWLMRQAGRYMKEYMAIREKHSFLEMCRNPEIAAEVTLQPIKAFDLDAAIIFADILLPLDGMGINLEFAKNEGPVISNPVRTRKDIDAVRVINPEEHVPYLLKAIKLVKAELAGKVPLIGFSGAPFTLASYIIEGEGSKNYINTKKLMYSDPEGWKALMEKISDVIIVYLEAQIEAGVDAVQLFDSWVGCLGPDDYKNYAMPYSKRIIETVRKKGVPFINFSTNTGTYLDTIAKTGGDVVGVDWKVRLDEAWKTIGYDKAIQGNLDPVVLFGPVSEIRKRVKDILDMAGGRPGHIFNLGHGIILGTPVDNVRAVIDSVHELSAK is encoded by the coding sequence ATGGCAAAGGTCATGGCAAAGGACGCGTTTCTCAAGGCATGCCGCAGGGAAAAGGCCGGCTACACCCCGGTGTGGCTCATGCGCCAGGCTGGCCGCTACATGAAGGAGTACATGGCCATACGGGAGAAGCATTCGTTCCTCGAGATGTGCAGGAACCCCGAGATAGCCGCCGAGGTGACGCTCCAGCCCATAAAGGCTTTCGACCTTGACGCGGCCATAATCTTCGCGGACATACTCCTTCCGCTCGACGGCATGGGCATAAACCTCGAGTTCGCGAAAAACGAGGGGCCCGTGATATCCAATCCCGTCCGCACGAGGAAGGACATAGACGCCGTAAGGGTCATAAACCCCGAGGAGCACGTGCCCTATCTCCTGAAGGCCATAAAACTCGTAAAAGCGGAGCTTGCCGGCAAGGTCCCGCTCATAGGTTTTTCCGGCGCGCCTTTCACGCTCGCGAGCTACATCATCGAGGGCGAGGGCTCCAAGAACTACATAAACACGAAAAAGCTCATGTACTCGGACCCCGAGGGCTGGAAGGCCCTCATGGAGAAAATATCCGACGTCATTATAGTCTACCTCGAGGCGCAGATAGAGGCCGGCGTGGACGCGGTCCAGCTATTCGACAGCTGGGTCGGGTGTCTCGGGCCGGACGACTACAAAAACTACGCCATGCCTTACAGTAAGAGAATTATCGAGACCGTGAGAAAGAAGGGCGTACCTTTCATAAACTTCAGCACCAATACCGGGACATACCTCGACACCATCGCCAAGACCGGCGGGGACGTGGTGGGCGTAGACTGGAAGGTGAGGCTCGACGAGGCCTGGAAGACCATAGGCTATGACAAGGCCATCCAGGGGAACCTCGACCCCGTGGTCCTCTTCGGCCCTGTAAGCGAGATACGGAAGAGGGTCAAAGATATACTCGACATGGCGGGCGGAAGGCCCGGCCACATATTCAACCTCGGCCACGGCATAATACTCGGCACGCCTGTAGATAACGTCCGGGCCGTAATAGACAGCGTTCACGAGCTGAGCGCAAAGTAA
- the hemH gene encoding ferrochelatase — MSELPLKGILLLAFGGADSIESVEPFVKNVLKGRTVTPELVARTVERYKLIGGRSPLLEITLQQAKALEEELNSGPDVAFRYKAYVGMRYWHPFIAETVKRMKEDGVEEAVAIIMSPFTSIVATGAYETDVENALNSLGSGPAISFMPCWHIERAYLDLVAGNILKELSEFTDPGDALVIFSSHSLPKVALQGDPYEMMVNQSASLIMERVGKADYRIAYQSKGSGPREWLGPETEEVIAEAAKRGKKGVVVVPLGFAADHVETLYDIDILFKDTARSNGLEWRRTPSLNTDPAFIRMLAGIMKKPAEKK, encoded by the coding sequence ATGAGTGAACTTCCGTTAAAGGGAATACTCCTCCTCGCGTTCGGCGGGGCGGACTCCATAGAGAGCGTAGAGCCTTTCGTAAAGAACGTCCTGAAGGGCAGGACCGTTACGCCGGAGCTCGTGGCGAGGACCGTCGAGCGCTATAAGCTCATAGGCGGAAGGTCCCCTCTCCTGGAAATAACCCTTCAGCAGGCCAAGGCCCTCGAAGAGGAGCTCAACTCGGGCCCGGACGTCGCCTTCCGCTACAAGGCCTACGTGGGCATGAGGTACTGGCACCCCTTCATAGCCGAGACCGTGAAGCGGATGAAGGAAGACGGGGTCGAGGAGGCGGTAGCCATAATCATGTCGCCCTTCACCTCGATCGTGGCCACCGGCGCCTACGAGACTGACGTTGAGAACGCGCTCAACAGCCTCGGCAGCGGCCCGGCCATATCTTTCATGCCATGCTGGCACATAGAGCGGGCCTACCTCGACCTCGTGGCCGGGAATATCCTGAAGGAGCTCTCGGAATTTACGGACCCGGGGGACGCGCTCGTCATATTCAGCTCGCACAGCCTTCCGAAGGTCGCCCTGCAGGGCGACCCTTACGAGATGATGGTGAACCAGTCCGCCTCCCTCATAATGGAAAGGGTCGGGAAGGCCGATTACAGGATAGCGTACCAGAGCAAGGGCTCCGGGCCCAGGGAATGGCTCGGGCCGGAGACCGAGGAGGTCATAGCGGAGGCCGCGAAGCGCGGGAAAAAGGGCGTAGTAGTAGTGCCGCTCGGGTTTGCCGCCGACCACGTTGAGACTCTCTATGATATAGACATCCTCTTCAAAGACACAGCGCGCTCGAACGGGCTGGAGTGGAGGCGCACTCCGTCCCTCAACACGGACCCGGCCTTCATCCGCATGCTCGCCGGCATAATGAAAAAGCCCGCTGAAAAAAAATAA
- the hemG gene encoding protoporphyrinogen oxidase has protein sequence MKRVVIIGGGIAGLATAWSLREQAPQGADFEIVLLERNERFGGNIRTEKEGGFLIEGGPDCFLSEKPWAMALCKRIGLSGKFLPTNDRHRKTFVLSGGRLHVLPEGVILMIPTKILPLATSSLISWPGKVRMAMDLFVPKRKGGGDESLGDFVRRRLGKEALEKIAEPLVAGVHAGDPETMSVRASFPKFVQLEEESGSLIRGMIKRMAQAAAHRKTGKPGGQSAPGNKVTMFMTLKDGLSELVETLTSRLEGMEKTVLRKGVQAVSIEKAGEKAGAGYRVDLEGGGSIEADAVIVAAPAWAAASILKGEDAALSEKLLTIPYVSTATVSIAFKKKDIKHPMNGFGFVVPKVEGRKIMAATWTSVKFAGRAPEDSVLIRCFVGGSKNAELVSLGDADMIKMVREELRDIMGIGAEPVLARVFRWRNSMPQYTIGHEERVAWIDERLKSHPGLHLAGSAYYGIGISDSIRYGEVVAKRVIDQIQGKN, from the coding sequence ATGAAAAGAGTCGTGATAATCGGCGGCGGCATCGCCGGGCTCGCAACCGCGTGGAGCCTCCGCGAGCAGGCGCCCCAGGGCGCGGATTTCGAGATAGTCCTCCTTGAGCGGAACGAGAGGTTCGGAGGCAACATACGCACCGAGAAAGAGGGCGGCTTCCTGATCGAGGGCGGCCCCGACTGCTTCCTCTCGGAGAAGCCCTGGGCAATGGCGCTCTGCAAGCGCATAGGCCTTTCAGGGAAGTTCCTCCCCACTAACGACAGGCACAGGAAGACCTTTGTGCTCTCGGGCGGCCGCCTCCACGTGCTCCCCGAGGGGGTCATCCTCATGATCCCCACCAAGATACTCCCGCTCGCGACCTCAAGCCTCATATCCTGGCCCGGAAAGGTCCGGATGGCAATGGACCTCTTCGTACCGAAGAGGAAGGGCGGCGGGGACGAGAGCCTCGGCGATTTCGTAAGAAGGCGCCTCGGGAAAGAGGCGCTCGAAAAGATAGCCGAGCCGCTCGTGGCGGGCGTGCACGCGGGCGACCCCGAGACCATGTCAGTGAGGGCGAGCTTCCCGAAGTTCGTCCAGCTCGAAGAAGAGAGCGGAAGCCTCATCCGGGGCATGATAAAGAGGATGGCGCAGGCCGCAGCGCACAGAAAAACCGGAAAGCCGGGCGGCCAGTCCGCTCCGGGCAATAAAGTCACGATGTTCATGACATTGAAGGACGGCCTCTCGGAGCTCGTAGAGACGCTCACCTCAAGGCTCGAGGGCATGGAGAAGACGGTACTAAGGAAGGGCGTCCAGGCCGTATCGATCGAGAAGGCCGGCGAGAAGGCCGGGGCAGGCTACCGGGTGGACCTCGAAGGCGGCGGCTCGATAGAAGCTGACGCGGTCATCGTCGCAGCCCCGGCGTGGGCGGCGGCCTCGATATTGAAGGGCGAGGACGCGGCGCTCTCGGAGAAGCTCCTGACCATCCCCTACGTTTCCACGGCCACCGTCTCCATAGCGTTCAAAAAGAAGGACATAAAGCACCCGATGAACGGCTTCGGGTTCGTGGTGCCGAAGGTCGAAGGGCGGAAGATCATGGCCGCGACCTGGACTTCCGTCAAGTTCGCGGGCAGGGCCCCGGAGGACTCGGTCCTCATAAGGTGCTTTGTCGGCGGGTCTAAAAACGCCGAGCTCGTCTCGCTCGGAGACGCCGATATGATAAAGATGGTAAGGGAAGAGCTCCGGGACATAATGGGCATAGGGGCAGAGCCGGTGCTCGCCAGGGTCTTCAGGTGGAGGAACTCGATGCCCCAGTACACAATCGGCCACGAGGAGCGCGTCGCATGGATTGACGAGCGCCTCAAGAGCCATCCGGGGCTCCATCTCGCGGGGAGCGCCTATTACGGCATAGGCATAAGCGACAGTATCCGCTACGGCGAGGTCGTGGCCAAGCGGGTGATAGACCAGATCCAGGGCAAAAACTGA
- a CDS encoding diguanylate cyclase, which produces MKKIFRVIWSDCRPTLSIGTKTLLAFLLIISALTGGFYFFISVKFSSQAHQEAVNEIDSKLRGAWSLFQSRPEQMKFGMLQAASERAVKAAVKARDSEFLGSNLEGYSEMRPYVDLWAVVDGNGRVIARRDRRAGGVLEINGAIRKALESGGPVISTELVPRELLEREGLKIPETDEDGLMQLVTVPVMENGGVTGAFVTGTLLNGNSWLPDTVYRYFSVNASVFTITEKGAKVVSASGVQAGVFSPLTRLDLDNGIGGRLPGSEGFIGKTELDGKGVFLGIEPIFGLDGRPIGALAVAEPSSKVEANIARMKSQILGVAAAGVLFSLLLAALTYRDTLKPVRAIRSAMDETASGNLDVALDIRTKDEFENIGQGFNLMVASIKTREDRLESFNQLSKVLLQYNDPGMLLERALSKIAELTGSEVGVIYIYDDETGILKPEVLCGINKSGLSGTEKGEGLADRCFSEQRTLALLDLRNASGPVIDAGILKFNPAGLVWLCLTYNEKPMGVLLLGSISPYEKEMLKHMEHLVNQIAIALDNAMVHKEIEKLSMTDPLTGVFNRRRFGELLKEHFKAASRYKYETGLLMMDVDNFKYINDTFGHQQGDIILSEIGRLLRESTRSTDVLARYGGEEFVCLVAHTGKDGLLALAEKLRKTVETHRFPGLRDWQVTVSVGAGLFPSEGVRCEEDLVKAADENLYFAKRNGKNQVAFEKRPEARLV; this is translated from the coding sequence ATGAAAAAGATTTTCCGGGTCATCTGGTCCGATTGCAGGCCCACCCTCTCCATAGGGACAAAGACGCTCCTCGCGTTCCTACTCATCATATCGGCGCTCACCGGCGGCTTCTATTTCTTCATCTCCGTTAAATTCTCATCCCAGGCCCACCAGGAGGCCGTTAACGAGATAGACTCGAAGCTCCGCGGGGCGTGGAGCCTTTTCCAGTCGCGACCCGAGCAGATGAAGTTCGGCATGCTCCAGGCCGCGAGCGAGCGGGCGGTGAAAGCGGCGGTAAAGGCGCGCGATTCCGAATTCCTCGGCAGTAACCTCGAAGGCTACTCCGAGATGAGGCCTTATGTCGACCTCTGGGCCGTCGTTGACGGCAACGGGCGTGTCATCGCAAGGAGGGACAGGAGGGCCGGGGGCGTCCTGGAAATAAACGGCGCGATACGGAAGGCGCTGGAAAGCGGCGGGCCGGTCATCTCCACCGAGCTCGTCCCGAGAGAGCTGCTTGAAAGGGAGGGCCTTAAGATCCCCGAGACGGACGAGGATGGGCTTATGCAGCTCGTTACGGTGCCGGTCATGGAAAACGGCGGGGTCACGGGGGCTTTCGTCACCGGCACGCTCCTTAACGGCAACAGCTGGCTGCCTGATACCGTATACAGGTACTTCAGCGTGAACGCCTCCGTCTTCACGATAACGGAAAAGGGGGCCAAGGTCGTTTCGGCATCCGGGGTCCAAGCCGGTGTCTTCAGCCCGCTCACCCGCCTGGACCTGGACAACGGCATCGGGGGCCGGCTGCCCGGGAGCGAGGGGTTCATCGGGAAGACCGAGCTCGACGGAAAGGGCGTCTTCCTTGGGATAGAGCCGATATTCGGGCTCGACGGCCGGCCCATTGGCGCGCTGGCCGTGGCCGAGCCGAGCTCGAAGGTCGAGGCGAACATCGCCCGCATGAAATCGCAGATACTGGGGGTGGCCGCGGCCGGTGTCCTCTTCTCACTCCTCCTCGCGGCGCTCACTTACAGGGACACATTGAAGCCCGTCAGGGCCATAAGGAGCGCTATGGACGAGACGGCCTCGGGCAACCTCGACGTGGCCCTTGACATCAGGACCAAGGACGAGTTCGAGAACATCGGGCAGGGCTTCAACCTGATGGTCGCGTCCATAAAGACCAGGGAAGACCGGCTTGAAAGCTTCAACCAGCTTTCAAAGGTGCTACTCCAGTACAACGACCCGGGGATGCTCCTGGAGAGGGCCCTTTCCAAGATAGCCGAGCTTACCGGCTCCGAGGTCGGTGTCATATACATATACGACGACGAGACAGGGATATTGAAACCAGAGGTGCTCTGCGGGATAAACAAATCAGGCCTCTCCGGCACGGAAAAAGGAGAGGGGCTCGCGGACAGGTGCTTCTCGGAGCAGAGGACGCTCGCGCTCCTTGACCTCAGGAACGCAAGCGGCCCGGTAATCGACGCAGGCATACTCAAGTTCAATCCCGCGGGACTCGTCTGGCTCTGCCTCACCTATAACGAAAAGCCCATGGGAGTGCTCCTCCTCGGGTCGATATCGCCGTATGAGAAAGAGATGCTCAAGCACATGGAGCACCTCGTAAACCAGATAGCCATAGCCCTCGATAACGCGATGGTCCACAAGGAAATCGAAAAACTCTCCATGACCGACCCGCTCACGGGAGTTTTCAACAGGAGGCGCTTCGGCGAGCTCCTGAAGGAGCACTTCAAGGCCGCCTCGCGGTATAAATACGAGACAGGGCTTCTGATGATGGACGTGGACAACTTCAAATATATAAACGACACTTTCGGCCACCAGCAGGGCGATATTATCCTCTCGGAAATAGGCAGGCTCCTCAGGGAAAGCACCAGGTCAACGGACGTGCTGGCAAGGTACGGCGGGGAGGAATTCGTGTGCCTCGTGGCCCATACCGGCAAGGATGGGCTGCTGGCGCTCGCCGAAAAGCTCAGGAAGACGGTCGAGACGCACCGTTTCCCGGGCTTGAGGGACTGGCAGGTCACCGTGAGCGTGGGCGCAGGGCTATTCCCCTCCGAGGGGGTAAGGTGCGAGGAAGACCTCGTCAAGGCGGCGGACGAGAACCTTTATTTCGCGAAGAGGAACGGCAAGAACCAGGTCGCCTTTGAAAAGCGCCCTGAAGCCAGGCTAGTATGA
- a CDS encoding SEC-C domain-containing protein → MATGLKERSFFSAICVERCGGVCCDPWWGIISYPVVRDGGLKNASAFRAEVLKGIKARVERITAAYKTGGEEPRKLFGQPERYNVVVKDIRRSGQALTINLIAMFAFRCSLLAEDKSCSMHPSIIGREIRPPHCGELGSPEAGPGEKGFCRIIHEAGAAKGDETAIHAAIEREKGISGRSFNEGAATAEEAAERVAGAVRSWCEANAPDLLPDERPAEPGRNDPCWCGSGAKFKKCHGR, encoded by the coding sequence ATGGCTACCGGCTTGAAGGAAAGGTCCTTTTTCTCCGCCATATGCGTCGAGCGCTGCGGCGGCGTATGCTGCGACCCCTGGTGGGGCATCATCTCGTATCCGGTCGTAAGGGATGGCGGCCTTAAAAACGCTTCCGCCTTCAGGGCAGAGGTGCTTAAGGGCATAAAGGCGCGGGTCGAGAGGATAACGGCCGCCTATAAAACAGGCGGGGAGGAGCCCCGGAAACTATTCGGGCAGCCCGAAAGGTATAATGTAGTAGTAAAGGATATTCGGCGGTCCGGGCAGGCGCTCACGATAAACCTCATTGCCATGTTCGCCTTCAGGTGCTCTCTTTTGGCGGAGGACAAGTCCTGCTCCATGCACCCGTCCATCATCGGGCGCGAGATAAGGCCCCCGCATTGCGGCGAGCTCGGCTCTCCTGAGGCAGGGCCCGGGGAAAAGGGCTTTTGCAGGATAATACACGAGGCGGGCGCGGCTAAAGGCGATGAAACTGCGATCCATGCGGCCATAGAAAGGGAAAAGGGCATCTCGGGGAGGAGTTTCAACGAAGGCGCGGCCACCGCCGAGGAAGCGGCGGAACGTGTGGCCGGGGCCGTCCGGTCGTGGTGCGAGGCAAACGCGCCGGACCTTCTGCCCGATGAAAGGCCCGCAGAACCCGGACGGAACGACCCCTGCTGGTGCGGGAGCGGCGCGAAGTTCAAGAAGTGCCACGGCAGGTAA